One window of the Natrinema sp. CBA1119 genome contains the following:
- a CDS encoding YqjF family protein: protein MTGQRTDPFRWRFAGESSPNAPHVASMTWRDGLFVHWPVDPDALRPHVPGQLTLETRDGRAWLSVLPFVLTNVGIRGTPSITRLAFPELNVRTYVRYRGDPGLFFFSIDLDSSVVAATIGRRTRLPVHDANIRVGATEENHVAFASERRRTDGDTPARFAATYRPDGEIRTAEPDTLEHWLTARRRFYAPTASGVLAGEIAHDPWPLQPAAVTIHENTMLEANGLPAPTGDPVVYYADELSMTGSIPRRLREK from the coding sequence ATGACTGGACAACGCACGGATCCGTTTCGATGGAGGTTCGCGGGCGAATCGTCGCCGAACGCACCGCACGTCGCCTCGATGACCTGGCGCGACGGACTGTTCGTCCACTGGCCGGTCGATCCGGACGCGCTTCGACCGCACGTCCCCGGTCAACTGACTCTCGAGACGCGGGACGGCCGCGCCTGGCTGAGCGTGCTCCCGTTCGTGCTGACGAACGTAGGCATCCGCGGGACGCCGTCGATCACCCGGCTGGCGTTTCCCGAACTCAACGTTCGGACCTACGTCCGCTATCGTGGCGATCCCGGCCTCTTCTTCTTCAGTATCGATCTCGACAGTTCGGTGGTCGCGGCAACGATCGGCCGAAGGACGAGATTGCCCGTCCACGACGCGAACATCCGGGTCGGGGCCACCGAGGAGAACCACGTCGCCTTCGCGAGCGAGCGCCGGCGGACGGACGGTGACACACCCGCTCGATTCGCCGCGACCTACCGTCCCGACGGCGAGATCCGGACCGCCGAACCGGACACGCTCGAGCACTGGCTCACCGCCCGTCGGCGGTTCTACGCGCCCACCGCCAGCGGCGTGCTGGCCGGCGAGATCGCACACGACCCCTGGCCGCTCCAGCCCGCCGCGGTGACGATCCACGAGAACACGATGCTCGAGGCAAACGGACTGCCGGCCCCGACCGGCGACCCGGTCGTCTACTACGCCGACGAGCTATCGATGACCGGTTCGATTCCGCGGCGATTGCGAGAGAAATAG
- a CDS encoding bacteriorhodopsin — translation MIPELQLYRIAFYAMVAATVGFLVWIARMPAGKRRYYLPVPIICGTLALANFGMSAELFRITTAGGDPIPMSRYVDYTIATPIMVIVAGLIAGATRRQLAALVVLSFVWVGTSAARYLVDPTLAAVMNGVTIVSLIGIVSLMLWPITKRSGEQSGERVLLYGKLRNLLLLLWVFYLVMGFVSRQGLGLLDAFGGIFVVSYLDILTRIGFGVLVLRATDATDQVIESLKSPEAGDDGSDGVTLERSDDTAVDPAD, via the coding sequence ATGATCCCCGAACTCCAACTCTATCGGATCGCCTTCTACGCGATGGTTGCCGCAACCGTCGGCTTCCTCGTCTGGATCGCACGAATGCCGGCCGGGAAGCGACGGTACTACCTGCCCGTCCCGATCATCTGCGGGACGCTCGCGCTCGCCAACTTCGGAATGTCGGCCGAGCTGTTCAGAATTACGACGGCGGGAGGCGATCCGATTCCGATGAGCCGGTACGTCGACTACACGATCGCGACGCCGATCATGGTCATCGTCGCCGGGCTGATCGCCGGAGCGACGCGACGACAACTCGCCGCGCTCGTCGTCCTGAGCTTCGTCTGGGTCGGCACGAGCGCCGCCAGATATCTCGTCGATCCGACGCTGGCAGCAGTGATGAACGGTGTCACGATCGTCAGCCTGATCGGGATCGTCTCCCTGATGCTGTGGCCGATCACGAAACGCTCGGGCGAGCAAAGCGGCGAGCGCGTCCTGCTTTACGGGAAACTCCGGAACTTGCTCCTGTTGCTCTGGGTGTTCTATCTGGTCATGGGGTTCGTCTCGCGACAGGGGCTGGGACTGCTCGATGCCTTCGGCGGTATCTTCGTCGTGTCCTACCTCGACATCCTCACCCGGATCGGGTTCGGCGTGCTGGTGTTGCGGGCGACCGACGCCACCGATCAGGTGATCGAGAGTCTCAAATCGCCGGAGGCAGGTGACGACGGCTCGGACGGCGTCACGCTCGAGAGATCTGACGACACAGCGGTTGACCCGGCCGACTGA
- a CDS encoding methyl-accepting chemotaxis protein yields MAFEDYLPDRLRETYSVKIGLIFLLVVLMTVLVSALFFGHVSGTVGPAAEDHFSDRTADRSDVAAAWLETNVETANGLAADATVQEGTNAEISERLATAQSTRGDRISEVHYLGGDGEVLASSADGAVGENVFETAGVEGATDGPSTAHDAVASDESVLSFVAAVDGESDRYVAVSAPVSAFGATLETADDRRTIVTDTNGEPIASVGEAATVGDDAVLDAASPDGDGVSTGTPEDSDTEFAATSATIDVGGESLTVTSYDTAAAVYGPQQTATSSLLALLLVVVLHLGLVGIVLGGNISLNLRQLAGKAERMGDGDLEVGFETDRIDEVGSLYGSFASMRDSLRETLSDLEDQRERAREAQRTTEERNRELEAEAERYSEVMATCADGDLQRRLEPETDHEAMVSIAEAFNEMIADLEETVAQVKTISAEVARTSTEVQTSSDEIRRASEEVSTSVQEISDGSASQAEDLSMASTEVKEMSATVEEVAAATSTIAEQSSQVDELATDGQRAATETTAEMHAASDQTEAVAETIRSLDEEAEQIQEIVELIDEIAGQTNMLALNAAIESARSESASSDSGGFQAVADEVKELAAETQTAVDDVETMIESIQQRATKSATQIEEAESTIGSATEQVDSLSDRLDRIATEIEQVTIGVQEIDQATDEQAGSAEELATIVQDVASVADETTSQAQQVAAAAEETTATIADVSAEATRLDERAANLADAVDEFTVSAGADPTATPAGQGGDSR; encoded by the coding sequence TGGCTCGAGACGAACGTCGAAACGGCGAACGGGCTGGCAGCGGATGCCACCGTCCAGGAGGGGACCAACGCTGAGATCAGCGAACGGCTCGCGACGGCCCAGTCGACGCGCGGGGACCGAATCAGCGAAGTCCACTATCTCGGCGGCGACGGCGAGGTGCTCGCGAGTAGCGCGGACGGCGCGGTCGGTGAGAACGTCTTCGAAACGGCCGGCGTCGAGGGTGCAACCGACGGACCCAGTACCGCCCACGACGCGGTCGCGAGCGACGAGTCGGTGCTCTCGTTCGTCGCCGCGGTCGACGGCGAATCGGACCGCTACGTCGCCGTTTCCGCCCCCGTGAGCGCGTTCGGGGCGACCCTCGAGACCGCAGACGATCGGCGGACGATCGTCACCGACACGAACGGCGAGCCGATCGCGTCGGTCGGCGAGGCGGCGACGGTCGGCGACGACGCCGTCCTCGACGCCGCTTCGCCGGACGGAGACGGCGTCTCGACCGGGACCCCCGAGGACTCCGACACGGAGTTCGCGGCCACGTCGGCGACGATCGACGTCGGCGGCGAATCGCTGACGGTCACGAGCTACGATACCGCTGCGGCCGTCTACGGCCCACAGCAGACAGCGACGTCGTCGTTACTCGCCTTGCTGCTGGTCGTTGTCCTCCACCTCGGCCTCGTCGGGATCGTCCTCGGCGGGAACATCTCGCTGAACCTCCGGCAGCTCGCCGGCAAAGCCGAACGGATGGGTGACGGCGACCTCGAGGTCGGTTTCGAGACCGACCGGATCGACGAGGTCGGATCGCTCTACGGCTCCTTCGCGTCGATGCGAGACTCGCTTCGGGAAACGCTATCGGACCTCGAGGACCAGCGCGAACGCGCCCGCGAAGCACAGCGCACGACCGAAGAGCGAAACCGCGAGCTCGAGGCCGAGGCCGAGCGCTACAGCGAGGTCATGGCGACGTGTGCCGACGGTGACCTCCAGCGGCGTCTCGAGCCAGAGACGGACCACGAGGCGATGGTCTCGATCGCCGAGGCGTTCAACGAGATGATCGCCGATCTGGAGGAGACGGTCGCCCAGGTCAAGACGATTTCCGCGGAGGTCGCGCGGACGAGTACGGAGGTCCAGACCAGCTCCGACGAGATCCGGCGGGCGAGCGAAGAGGTGAGCACGTCGGTCCAGGAAATCTCCGACGGCTCCGCGTCGCAGGCCGAGGACCTGTCGATGGCGTCGACCGAGGTCAAGGAAATGTCCGCGACCGTCGAGGAGGTCGCCGCCGCGACGAGTACCATCGCCGAGCAGTCCAGTCAGGTCGATGAACTGGCCACCGACGGCCAGCGGGCGGCCACCGAGACGACGGCGGAGATGCACGCGGCCAGCGACCAGACGGAAGCCGTCGCCGAGACGATCCGGTCGCTGGACGAGGAGGCCGAACAGATCCAGGAGATCGTCGAGCTGATCGACGAGATCGCCGGCCAGACCAACATGCTCGCGTTGAACGCGGCGATCGAGTCCGCGCGATCCGAGAGCGCCTCGAGCGATAGCGGCGGCTTCCAGGCCGTCGCGGACGAGGTCAAGGAACTCGCAGCTGAGACCCAGACGGCGGTCGACGATGTCGAAACTATGATCGAATCGATACAGCAGCGCGCGACGAAGAGTGCCACGCAGATCGAAGAGGCCGAATCGACGATCGGGTCGGCGACCGAACAGGTCGACTCGCTCTCGGACAGACTCGACCGGATCGCCACGGAGATCGAACAGGTGACGATCGGCGTCCAGGAGATCGATCAGGCGACCGACGAACAGGCTGGCTCCGCCGAAGAGTTGGCGACGATCGTCCAAGACGTCGCGAGCGTCGCCGACGAGACGACATCGCAGGCCCAGCAGGTCGCCGCGGCCGCCGAAGAGACGACTGCGACGATCGCCGACGTCTCCGCCGAGGCGACGCGGCTCGACGAACGGGCGGCGAACCTCGCCGACGCCGTCGACGAGTTCACCGTTTCCGCAGGGGCCGATCCGACCGCGACCCCGGCGGGACAGGGAGGTGACAGCCGATGA